A part of Gordonia westfalica genomic DNA contains:
- a CDS encoding IS3 family transposase (programmed frameshift), with amino-acid sequence MPKKIDPEVRSRALRLLETHGGEYTSLTAAAEAIAKQVGVGGETVRRWAVQAQIDAGARSGTTTKESAEIKRLKAENKQLREDVAILKAATNFLRGGTRPPQPMIVAFIDQMRANGFAVESICRVLRGQGCQIAARTYRAWRSRTPAARTVSDAHVVDAVRTVVWRTGDDGRRKMTPEGLYGRVKMRAHLHRTTLPGVSYGAVDRAMKVLGHQGIRRSKGVRTTVRSADGVRAEDLLNRQFSAAEPNRVWVTDFTYCRTWAGWVYVVFIIDVFSRRIVAWHASTSKSVELVTVPLRMALWQRNREGHPVKAAELIHHSDAGSQYTSVTLTERLRLEDIAASIGSVGDAYDNALAESVNGLYKTECIRTTIFHSGPYRTISDVEFATAGWVDWYNNSRLHSSIGQIPPTEFETLHYAGLGPEDQPTLEAAQNLG; translated from the exons ATGCCTAAGAAAATCGACCCGGAGGTCCGTTCGAGGGCCTTGCGGTTGCTGGAGACCCACGGCGGCGAGTACACGTCGTTGACTGCCGCGGCCGAAGCGATCGCCAAGCAGGTCGGTGTCGGCGGGGAGACGGTACGTCGATGGGCCGTACAAGCCCAGATCGATGCCGGCGCCCGCTCCGGGACCACTACGAAGGAGTCCGCCGAGATCAAGCGCCTCAAGGCCGAGAACAAGCAGTTACGAGAAGACGTTGCCATTCTGAAAGCAGCGACAA ACTTTCTTCGCGGGGGAACTCGACCCCCGCAACCGATGATCGTGGCGTTCATAGATCAAATGCGCGCCAACGGGTTTGCGGTCGAGTCGATCTGCCGGGTCCTGCGTGGGCAGGGCTGCCAGATTGCCGCACGAACCTACCGGGCATGGCGATCACGCACGCCTGCCGCACGGACGGTCTCTGATGCCCACGTCGTCGATGCGGTGCGCACTGTCGTCTGGCGCACCGGTGACGACGGCCGGCGGAAGATGACTCCCGAGGGCCTCTACGGGCGGGTGAAGATGCGCGCCCATCTGCATCGCACAACTCTGCCTGGGGTGTCCTATGGCGCCGTTGATCGAGCGATGAAAGTGTTAGGCCACCAAGGAATTCGACGGTCGAAGGGAGTCCGAACGACCGTCAGATCCGCTGATGGTGTCCGCGCGGAGGATCTGTTGAACCGACAGTTCAGTGCTGCCGAACCGAACCGGGTTTGGGTGACCGATTTCACCTACTGCCGGACCTGGGCTGGGTGGGTGTATGTGGTGTTCATCATCGACGTGTTCTCCCGTCGAATCGTGGCATGGCATGCCTCGACATCGAAGTCGGTGGAGTTGGTGACAGTCCCGCTTCGGATGGCACTGTGGCAGCGCAATCGGGAAGGGCATCCGGTGAAAGCTGCTGAGCTTATTCATCATTCGGATGCCGGAAGTCAGTACACATCGGTTACACTGACTGAGCGTCTGCGACTCGAAGACATCGCAGCGTCGATCGGATCGGTCGGGGACGCCTACGACAACGCGCTGGCCGAGTCGGTGAACGGCTTGTACAAGACCGAGTGCATCCGGACCACGATCTTCCACTCCGGCCCGTACCGGACGATCTCCGACGTCGAGTTCGCGACCGCTGGTTGGGTCGACTGGTACAACAACAGCAGGTTGCACTCGAGTATTGGCCAGATTCCCCCGACCGAGTTCGAAACGCTCCACTACGCTGGCCTCGGCCCCGAGGACCAGCCCACATTGGAGGCGGCACAAAACCTAGGGTGA
- a CDS encoding helicase has translation MPQSEAGLPLTAWASTRVAPARRPDGSVVYIKADHVVAGLEPDPTPADPDSQEPASTPAVVDEDTTTSTTAADEPGSAARFTHPGTVLVPSGAKSRARANIAALEVLTETSRTGRSATAAEHEVLARWSGWGAAADIFDESKSEWAPEREQLRALLDSEQWRQAKASTLNAHYTDPAIAQTMWSAMTRAGFDNGLVLEPGCGSGTFIGLAPPGAQMVGVELDPTTAQIAHLLYPDAQVRLEGFETTRVPDGSFAVNHPRFDTASF, from the coding sequence GTGCCGCAATCCGAGGCCGGGTTGCCGCTGACCGCGTGGGCGAGCACCCGAGTCGCCCCGGCCCGCCGCCCGGACGGCTCGGTCGTCTACATCAAGGCCGACCATGTGGTGGCCGGCCTCGAACCCGACCCCACCCCGGCCGACCCCGATTCGCAGGAACCAGCCAGCACCCCCGCCGTCGTCGACGAGGACACCACCACGTCCACCACGGCGGCCGACGAGCCAGGTTCGGCGGCCCGGTTCACGCATCCGGGAACGGTGCTGGTGCCCTCTGGCGCCAAGTCGCGCGCCCGCGCCAACATCGCCGCACTCGAGGTCCTCACTGAGACCTCCCGCACCGGTCGGTCGGCGACGGCGGCCGAGCATGAGGTCCTGGCGCGGTGGTCGGGGTGGGGTGCCGCGGCCGACATCTTCGACGAGTCCAAATCCGAGTGGGCACCTGAACGCGAGCAGCTGCGTGCCCTGTTGGATTCTGAGCAGTGGCGCCAAGCGAAGGCCTCCACCCTCAACGCCCATTACACCGATCCGGCGATCGCCCAGACGATGTGGTCGGCGATGACTCGCGCCGGGTTCGACAACGGGCTGGTGCTCGAACCGGGTTGTGGCAGCGGCACGTTCATTGGTCTGGCACCGCCCGGCGCGCAGATGGTGGGGGTGGAGCTCGACCCGACGACCGCTCAGATCGCCCATCTGCTCTACCCCGACGCCCAGGTGCGGTTGGAGGGTTTCGAGACCACCCGCGTCCCGGACGGATCGTTCGCTGTGAATCACCCCAGGTTTGATACCGCTTCCTTCTGA